The Indicator indicator isolate 239-I01 chromosome 32, UM_Iind_1.1, whole genome shotgun sequence genome segment TCACCCGTGGCACACAGTCCCCCTCCGGACACCAAAGTCCCCCCGCTGGGGGCTGTGTGGAGCTTTCCCACGGGAGGCTTCGCTCCCGCTCCGGCTTCTCGCCGCGGCGTCCATGCTCAGTTGATCTCCCCCTCCGTGAACTCCTCCTTTATGGACTGCTTGCGGGACTTGCAGTCGGGCAGGTCGAAGCCGAAGTCTGCCCAGTCGTCGTGCGCGGCGCGGGCGGGGTTGGGGATGGTGATGGTGTGGCGCACTCGGAAGTGCACAGCCTCCATCACCCTCTGCCGCTGCAGCTCCCCGGGGGCGCCCAGCGCCACGCCGCTGCCCGCGGCGCTGCCCGACGAGCGCAGCAGCGGCTGAGCGCCGTACTCGTGGCtctgcttcagctcctgcaaGCCTCTCCAGATGACCATCCGGTACTGCTCCGGGATCTTCAGTGCCCCGAGGTCCTGCCAGAACGACGCGCAGAGGGTCGGTAGCTGGAGGGGAGGCTGCCGGGGAGGCTTGGGGAGGAGGTGTTTAGAAGCGTGGGGGGAGTGGGGCGAGGGGCAacggtttggaactggagcaggggaggtttaggttgggcatcaggaggaagttctgcacagtgagggtggtgagacactgggacagggcACCCAGGGGTGTgcttggggctccatccctggagacattcaacatCAgctttgatgtggccctgggcagcctgctccagctggaggtgtccctgctgcctggagggggcttggacaagatacCCTTTGAGGGTTCTTTCCAACCTGGGACTCCCCTGGGCCACCAAGGCCATGGGTGGCTTCTTGGAGCAGTGAAGATCCCTGATGCTGATTGTGGGGATGCTTTGGGCTGGGGGTTTGAAGCCAGATGAGGTCAATAACCGCAGGACTGGGGGAGCTGCACCAGAAGGAGCACTGTGGTgatggagagctgctggagataCTTGTTTCTGGCAAACAAGAGACTGGGGGAGCATTAACAAGGCAGGACAGCGAGGATGCAATTAGGAATGACAGAGGGGGACATAGCTGACCCACCTGGGGCCACCTCTGGCCACACCaaacactgccagctggcagatGGGCACGGGGTTAGTTCAGCAGAGGGTCTAAAGCCAGGCTCAGGTCCTGCAACTGGCCCCAGCTACCAAGAGAAAAtcctcctggctccagcagctgcgCCACCAGAGCATGGTGACTCTGCCAGATCCATGACAGCCACCACACACTGCTGGGGACAAGGGCAGGAGCTGTGTCCCAGCCAGACACCAGCTCTGGGACTGCAGGGCTTCCTGTGGCCCCAGTGACTGAGCTGAGGGGCTCAGGACCATCAACAACTGAGCTGAAGGACTCAGGACAAtctgcctgagctgctgctacATCTGCAAGCCCAGAAGGATTCATAAAGGGAAGGCTAAAGCCTGGGATCTGTGTGCTGTGGTGGGGTGGTACAGAGCTCCCTTCCCTTGTCCTTGCTGCTCAGgacaagagctgctggagacaggTGGCAAAAAGAGATCTTCCCAAAGCATTTACCTCTATGGACAGGTTCTGCAGATGGTAAATGTTCTGTAACCCCTGGGAGGTGAAATAGTCGATGCAGTTGGGACACCCCAGTCCTGTCAAAAAACTGCAGAGAGATTGGGACAAGAAAGTGGCATTAACTCCTGACCAGTTagagctggctcctgggcagccagAGCTGACTCTCACCAGTCAGAGCTGACTCTCACCAGTCAGCTAACTTCTGACCGGAGCTCACTCTCACCAGTCAGAGCTAACTTCTGACCAGTCAGAGCTCACTCTCACCAGTCAGAGCTAACTCCTGACCAGTCAGAGCTAACTCTCACCAGTCAGAGCTAACTCCTGACTAGTCAGAGCTAATTCTCACCAGTCAGAGCTAATTCTCACCAGTCAGAGCTAACTCTCACTAGTCAGAGCTAACTCCTGACCAGTCAGAGCTAACTCCTGACCAGTCAGAGCTAACTCCTGACTAGTCAGAGCTAACTCTCACCAGTCAGAGCTAACTCTCACCAGTCAGAGCTAACTCCTGACTAGTCAGAGCTAACTCTCACTAGTCAGAGCTAACTCTCACTAGTCAGAGCTAATTCTCACCAGTCAGAGCTAACTCTCACTAGTCAGAGCTAACTCCTGACTAGTCAGAGCTAACTCTCACCAGTCAGAGCTAACTCTCACCAGTCAGAGCTAACTCCTGACTAGTCAGAGCTAATTCTCACCAGTCAGAGCTAACTCCTGGCCAGCCAGAGCTAACTCCTGACCAGCCAGAGCTAACTCCTGACCAGCCAGAGCTAACTCTCACTAGTCAGAGCTAACTCTCACCAGTCAGAGCTAACTCTCACCAGTCAGAGCTAACTCCTGACCAGCCAGAGCTAACTCTCACCAGTCAGAGCTAACTCCTGAccagccagagctgtgctcaCACCAATGTCCAGGCACATTCAGCTCACCGAGGAGCCTGGGGGCTGTGGTGAGCTCCTGGCCATGGCAGCACCGAGGGgctgagggcaggagggagcttTGGGGTGCTCCCACTGCTCAGGCAGGGCTTGGCCTGTGGCTGGAGCCATCCCAAGGGTGACCTTGGTTGCCACTGCTGTCAAAGTGCAGCACTCCTCAGACCAGGTCTTTCTGCCTCCTGATCAGCAGAGGGTTCAGCTCGGGGACTCGCTCAGAGGCAGCttgagctgctgggcagggagatggGCACCTGTCATGGTCTGGGTGGTGAGGCTGGACTGTCCCAGGGGCTGCAGCCATGCATCTCTCCTTTTACtgcacctccagcccctccctgaCCTCTCTGGGACAACTGCAGAAACCTCTGGGGGCTTTTGAAAGCATGAAAGCCTaggcagtggctgcagagctgtgaatcCATCCCTGGTGGAAAGGAGCCACCTGGAGCCCTTTCCAGAGGtggtgggaaggaaggggaaaggggaaggacaCAAAGCCACGTGCTGGGGGGGCATGCAGGGAAAGGCTCTTGCTGGGATGTGTTCAGTGCTTGGTGGAGCAGGGATGGATTAAGCTGACAGAGccagagcacagctggggctgtggaTCCTGAGCAGGGTGCTCTCTGTGATCTCTCAGCTGGGACCAGTGGCCAGGCAGCTCTGAAGGTTAGAGTGAGGGACAGCAGCCAGAGAGGTCAGAGGAGAAGACAGACAGAGCATGGACACCTTCCCTACCTGAGGAGGCTGGGGTCAGGGTTGTAGGGTGGAGGAGGGGTGCAGTGTGACCCCGAGACCATGGCCTGGGACGAGTGGCCCCCATTCATCTCCCCGTTGGGCTGCAGGGGGTGGCTGTTCAGCATCCCAGCTCCTAGGAACGCAACAGAGGGACCCACTGGACACCAGCCCAGTCATGGGCACCACCCACCCAtgggctgctgggcaggaggggccctgagcctgggctgctgcccaccctggggAAGGACCTTACCCATGGGCCCCAGGCCGGGTgtagagctggagctgtgctgtgctgcctgtcCCACCAGCTGGTTGACTGAGGGCAGCTTGTTGATCCCTCCAGGGTGCACCTTGCTCATGGGCGACAGGACAGGGCCATAGGAGGAAGGGGTCtgcagctggctcctgctcGGGGAGAGCAAGCAgggggccaggctgcagcagctggggtgcagctgccctgccccaTCCCAGTGTTGCCCCTggcccagcaggtctctgctggtgaagggtctagagcacaagggctgtgaggagcagctgagggcactggggttcagcctgggcaaaaggaggctgaagggagaccttctggctctctacagctccctgcaaggaggctggagccaggtgtgggttgggctcttctcccaaggaaccaaagacaggacaagaggaagtggcctcaagctgcaccaggggaggtttaggttggacatgaggaacaatttctccccCTTTAGAGCTGTCCAGGCCTGCtcagggtagtggtggagtctccatccctggaggtgtttcaaagccatggagctgtggtgctgagggccatggtttggtgatgCCCTAGCAGGGCTGGGGTCATGGCTGGACTGAATgagctgaaaggtctcttccagccaaaaccattctgtgcttctgtgagctGGGCACTGCACCAGTGCAGAGCATGCCACAGCAGAGCCCCTGTGCAGCCACACTGACTGCAGAGGCTGTCAGCCCTtgctgtgacctgccctgagccagctgagcaggcccagcctggagctgcctgaGGTCCCCGCAGCCAGGgctgtccctgccctgctggcactcactgtctctgcaggagctgctgctgctgctgccggtAGGAGTCCACCAGCTGCTGTGGGaccagctccaccagctccaggctCTCTTTTATCTTCATGAGGATCTCGAAGTTCTCCCGGCCTCGCACCTGGGGGAGGGAACAAGCCCAGGGCTGCCCTTCGTGCCTGTGCCCCCTGGCTGCCACCTGCTTCCCACCCAGCCACACAAGGTGCAGCATCGCTGTGGCCAGGGACTGCTGGGGCCCAGGACCCCCCTGGACCCTCCCAGGTTCTCTTGCTCTGTTCTCCaggtctctgctctgcccctgtgCCAGGAGGGGATGATGCCCAAACATCCCATCCCCAAGGTGCTTCTTGCAGAGGGCACAATGCCACTGGTATGCCAGGCCAaggtgccagccctgcagctcagccacaCTTACAGGCACATAGTACAGCTCCTCCTCGCCCTGCCGCCGCTTCTTCACCCCTGTGCCCAGCGCTGGCATCCCCTGGGGGCTCTGCTTGAAGGCTGCAAAGGACAGAGGGTGAGCCTTGGCACGGTGTCCTTGGTgggcagcacacagccaggggcACCTCAGCTCCATTCAACCTGGAGCCATGCAGCATGCAGGCTGCTCCCCGGGGGTCTGCCATGGCTGCTGGCCCTGTGCTAGTGACAACAACAAAGAACAAATCACCTGGGGGTGAGGGCACTGCCCAgaagctctgtgctctgcagggaaaggcagcagggaaaggctgctcagggggctTCAGATGTAGCTGGGCAGGGTCCCAGCGTGGTGCCTGGGTGTGGGGGTGAGGCTGGATGCAGGGctctgggggaaggagctggggcagaagcAGCCACcgggctctgagcagcagtggggtgcaggagctgggggtgccctgtGCCCCGTGCCCTGCCCAGGGACGCTCACCTCTCTTGCTGGCAGCACCGTTCTTGGCTGCGCTCTCGctcagtgcctgctgctcccGGAAATGGTCCTCATCCGCCTTGCGGTCCCGGCCCGGGCAGGCGCAGATCCTGCCCTCGAAcgacctcctgcccagcacctgcCCGCTGCCAGCACGGGGGGAGAGAGACCCCTGAGTACACCTCCTGATCCAGCTCAGaagccagcccagcacctcctgctccagcccagcacctcttgctccagcccagcacctccTAGCCCAGCCCAGAAGCCAGCCCAGCGAGGTGCCCTCCACCCCCGACGTGAGTGGAGCtcagggagcaggggctgccaTGTCCCCATCTCCTGGCAGTGCTCCCTGCAGGGACCATCCCTTCCCGAGGGCACCTGCAGCGGGAGGGACCcagtccctgccccacagccactCACTCTCTGGTCTCCAgggtgatgatgatgaggatgggCCTCCTGTTCATGCCTCCCACGCAGCTGCTGTTGCACATGAAGTTGTAGAGGATGGTGGTGAACTCGGTCCCCACCTGCCAGGGAGGGAGAGCAGGCACTGAGCAGAGGGTGACTTGGGGGGGGGCACAGGCTGGGACCCTCACCCAGGGAGAGAGGATGGCAGCATGGGActccctggcacagggctggcaccCTGGCAGGAcaagctggggagcagcagggatggtCCCAGCTGGGAAGAGGGCACTCTGTGAGAAGCAGGGGGGTCTGGGGTGCCCTGGGGCAGGACTGGCGGGAGTCTCCCTCTGCACCCTGCTCCCCAGGAAGGGAATGCTCTGGGATGCttcccagggctgggagctgcagatgcTCAAATAGATGCCACCTGTGTGCCCAGTCGAGCTGTATGCACccaccctgtccccagcaggacctgctcagcaccacaggaGCCCAGCTGGATGAGGGGCAGGCTATGCCCCCTCTGAGCACCACAGGAGCCCAGCTGGATGCAGGATCTGGCCATGACCCCCCCCAGAGCCGCCAGGTACCTGCGGGGGCTCGTAGGGCACCATCACGCTCTGCCTGCCCGTCACAGGGTCATCCACGTACTGGGAGAGGTTGTTGCCTTCCACCCTGATGAGGTGGCTGGCAGgggcagcctggcctgcaagGCAAAAGCCTGGTGAGGGCAGGTGGCAGCCCCGGGGGCACCCGgggggcagtgccagggccGGGCACTCACCGTCGTTGAAGTCGCGCCCAAGCTCGTGGTTGGGGCAGCGCTTGACCACCTCGGTGACGTGCTCTGCCTTCTTGTAGACTGGCATGGCCCGGATGAGGGTGCCCGGGGGGGGTGGGCTGGACACCTTGATCTGGATGGGGCAGGTCTTGGCGATCTGGCAGTAGAGCTTCTTCAGCAGCGGGGAGtactggggggaagggagggagctgGCTTGGCtggaggggcagggaggtgctggattgcccaggcaggctgggggtgccccctccctggaggtgcccaaggccaggctggatgaggccttgagcaagctgggcaggtgggaggtgtccctgcccctggcagggaggttggaactggatgagctttgaggtcccttccaacccaacccattccatgcaTCCATGaaccatcaagcccaaccattagcCCATGCCAAGAGACACCCACTGGGTGTCCCTGTGAACAGAAAGTGGTTCCTGGCCACTGAATACTCCTGGTGTGGGCACCACAGGGTGTTCCTGGCCACTCCTCCTGCAAGGACCATGGGTGAAAATCCCCCAGCCCagagggaagctcctgggagacaCTGAGGATGCAAACAGCAGCATGCCATGCTGCCATGCCACCTGGGCAGCCCTGCCACctgggcagccctgccagggccaggctgaCCACAAGTGGCCATgctggcagtgggcacaggACAGGAGGCTGCCCACCTCCAGGAGAGAGCTGTGGAAGGCTGAGCCTGGCCCTCACCTTCCCGCTCTGGCACGTCCCAGCTCCCAGGTGTGGGTAGAGCAGttcctgccagcccagcagtgccATCCTGTTTTCCACCTCCCAAGGAATGTGTTTGCTCCACGGGAGCCCACCCCTGCCGTGCAGAGCAGCCAGTCCCTGCATGGCAGGGCATGTTCCTGCTCACAGGATCTTATCTCATCCCCGCAGCACCGTGCCCGATGCCAACCGAATACCACCGAGGGGCTGCAGGCTTGTACTgagccagcccagcacaggtgggcagaggccagccAGGCTCCCaccactctgctctcctggtgTGTGGGCTCTGAGCTCTTGCTGCTCGAatctggggggcagcaaggacTGGATGGCATCAGGGGGCTGGCATGGATGGCTCAGCCCTGGCTCTCCACTGCCAGGAGCTCAGCTCGGTGCACCCATGCATGGAAGGGGGTTTGCAGGAGGGGTCTGTGCCCCCAGTGCCACTGCCCTTTCGTACCACCCCTGGACTGAGCATCTTCAGCCCATGCAGCTCCCACCTGGCCTGGATGGGCTTCTGCACCCCAGGAGCTGCTAACGATGCCAACGAGGTGAATCAGCTCCAGGTGGCACTTCAGgggaggctccaggaagatctaaggggcagaggctgctgccaggcaaactacagcagctgtggtgaggctgtgtggggcttctggtcaagcagcagcagctatgaGCCCCCGGGGAGCAAACCagagggctgctggggctgtgtccCAGGGTCAGAGCCTCATCCTCAGGATTAGAGGTACTTGGCCTTGCCTGAGAGAGAGGGCACTcaggaacacctccctgggATCCCCCACTGGCCACACCTTGGCTCTGGCCAGGTGAGCTCCCTGGGTGCCATCCTGCACCTCCAGCTGAACGCATGGGCCCTGCCTGGCACCCAGTCGCTgcctggctggcagaggaggctCTCGTGTGGCCGTGCCCCTGGTTTGGAGGAGACAGCCTGGCAAGAGAAGGGTTATttggaggggggcagggggctCTTCCTTGCCAGGTGTTAAGATCCTGACGACTCCTGTCAAAGGAGCCTTTCATGTCGGCATTCCCGGGCAGCCCCCGACATGTCTGGGAAGGAGGGGAGCTGTGGCAGGGCCGGGGTGCTCGGTGGCAGgctcctgggtgagctctgcGCTCCTTTCCCCTGTTAGGACATGGAAGAAGTCTCTGTTAAAGAGCAGAGCCCTTGCCCGGGGGGGAGCGGCTGCTGCA includes the following:
- the TP73 gene encoding tumor protein p73 isoform X4 — protein: MDQSIGSRAASTSPYSSEHTSNVPTHSPYSQPSSTFDAMSPAPVIPSNTDYPGPHHFEVTFQQSSTAKSATWTYSPLLKKLYCQIAKTCPIQIKVSSPPPPGTLIRAMPVYKKAEHVTEVVKRCPNHELGRDFNDGQAAPASHLIRVEGNNLSQYVDDPVTGRQSVMVPYEPPQVGTEFTTILYNFMCNSSCVGGMNRRPILIIITLETRDGQVLGRRSFEGRICACPGRDRKADEDHFREQQALSESAAKNGAASKRAFKQSPQGMPALGTGVKKRRQGEEELYYVPVRGRENFEILMKIKESLELVELVPQQLVDSYRQQQQQLLQRQSWDAEQPPPAAQRGDEWGPLVPGHGLGVTLHPSSTLQP
- the TP73 gene encoding tumor protein p73 isoform X3; this translates as MSQASPADEGTTFEHLWSTLEPDSTYFDLPASNPPGSNEVSNRTEVTMDVFQMRSMNDSVMSQFNLLNSSMDQSIGSRAASTSPYSSEHTSNVPTHSPYSQPSSTFDAMSPAPVIPSNTDYPGPHHFEVTFQQSSTAKSATWTYSPLLKKLYCQIAKTCPIQIKVSSPPPPGTLIRAMPVYKKAEHVTEVVKRCPNHELGRDFNDGQAAPASHLIRVEGNNLSQYVDDPVTGRQSVMVPYEPPQVGTEFTTILYNFMCNSSCVGGMNRRPILIIITLETRDGQVLGRRSFEGRICACPGRDRKADEDHFREQQALSESAAKNGAASKRAFKQSPQGMPALGTGVKKRRQGEEELYYVPVRGRENFEILMKIKESLELVELVPQQLVDSYRQQQQQLLQRQSQLQTPSSYGPVLSPMSKVHPGGINKLPSVNQLVGQAAQHSSSSTPGLGPMGAGMLNSHPLQPNGEMNGGHSSQAMVSGSHCTPPPPYNPDPSLLSFLTGLGCPNCIDYFTSQGLQNIYHLQNLSIEDLGALKIPEQYRMVIWRGLQELKQSHEYGAQPLLRSSGSAAGSGVALGAPGELQRQRVMEAVHFRVRHTITIPNPARAAHDDWADFGFDLPDCKSRKQSIKEEFTEGEIN
- the TP73 gene encoding tumor protein p73 isoform X1 — protein: MSQASPADEGTTFEHLWSTLEPDSTYFDLPASNPPGSNEVSNRTEVTMDVFQMRSMNDSSQFNLLNSSMDQSIGSRAASTSPYSSEHTSNVPTHSPYSQPSSTFDAMSPAPVIPSNTDYPGPHHFEVTFQQSSTAKSATWTYSPLLKKLYCQIAKTCPIQIKVSSPPPPGTLIRAMPVYKKAEHVTEVVKRCPNHELGRDFNDGQAAPASHLIRVEGNNLSQYVDDPVTGRQSVMVPYEPPQVGTEFTTILYNFMCNSSCVGGMNRRPILIIITLETRDGQVLGRRSFEGRICACPGRDRKADEDHFREQQALSESAAKNGAASKRAFKQSPQGMPALGTGVKKRRQGEEELYYVPVRGRENFEILMKIKESLELVELVPQQLVDSYRQQQQQLLQRQSQLQTPSSYGPVLSPMSKVHPGGINKLPSVNQLVGQAAQHSSSSTPGLGPMGAGMLNSHPLQPNGEMNGGHSSQAMVSGSHCTPPPPYNPDPSLLSFLTGLGCPNCIDYFTSQGLQNIYHLQNLSIEDLGALKIPEQYRMVIWRGLQELKQSHEYGAQPLLRSSGSAAGSGVALGAPGELQRQRVMEAVHFRVRHTITIPNPARAAHDDWADFGFDLPDCKSRKQSIKEEFTEGEIN
- the TP73 gene encoding tumor protein p73 isoform X5, with translation MDVFQMRSMNDSVMSQFNLLNSSMDQSIGSRAASTSPYSSEHTSNVPTHSPYSQPSSTFDAMSPAPVIPSNTDYPGPHHFEVTFQQSSTAKSATWTYSPLLKKLYCQIAKTCPIQIKVSSPPPPGTLIRAMPVYKKAEHVTEVVKRCPNHELGRDFNDGQAAPASHLIRVEGNNLSQYVDDPVTGRQSVMVPYEPPQVGTEFTTILYNFMCNSSCVGGMNRRPILIIITLETRDGQVLGRRSFEGRICACPGRDRKADEDHFREQQALSESAAKNGAASKRAFKQSPQGMPALGTGVKKRRQGEEELYYVPVRGRENFEILMKIKESLELVELVPQQLVDSYRQQQQQLLQRHFLTGLGCPNCIDYFTSQGLQNIYHLQNLSIEDLGALKIPEQYRMVIWRGLQELKQSHEYGAQPLLRSSGSAAGSGVALGAPGELQRQRVMEAVHFRVRHTITIPNPARAAHDDWADFGFDLPDCKSRKQSIKEEFTEGEIN
- the TP73 gene encoding tumor protein p73 isoform X2, with amino-acid sequence MLYISDPMQQYPTSQFNLLNSSMDQSIGSRAASTSPYSSEHTSNVPTHSPYSQPSSTFDAMSPAPVIPSNTDYPGPHHFEVTFQQSSTAKSATWTYSPLLKKLYCQIAKTCPIQIKVSSPPPPGTLIRAMPVYKKAEHVTEVVKRCPNHELGRDFNDGQAAPASHLIRVEGNNLSQYVDDPVTGRQSVMVPYEPPQVGTEFTTILYNFMCNSSCVGGMNRRPILIIITLETRDGQVLGRRSFEGRICACPGRDRKADEDHFREQQALSESAAKNGAASKRAFKQSPQGMPALGTGVKKRRQGEEELYYVPVRGRENFEILMKIKESLELVELVPQQLVDSYRQQQQQLLQRQSQLQTPSSYGPVLSPMSKVHPGGINKLPSVNQLVGQAAQHSSSSTPGLGPMGAGMLNSHPLQPNGEMNGGHSSQAMVSGSHCTPPPPYNPDPSLLSFLTGLGCPNCIDYFTSQGLQNIYHLQNLSIEDLGALKIPEQYRMVIWRGLQELKQSHEYGAQPLLRSSGSAAGSGVALGAPGELQRQRVMEAVHFRVRHTITIPNPARAAHDDWADFGFDLPDCKSRKQSIKEEFTEGEIN